In the Corynebacterium anserum genome, GTTGCGCGAGCCCTTGGGGATTTCGATTGTTACTTCGATGCTGTTGGTGCTCATGGGGTGGGCGCCATCCTTTTTCGCATTGGCTAGACAAACGTTGGACGTGACCATCTTATATGCACTCGGATGAAGTTGGTGAAGGGCGTTGTCAAAGGTCATACAGGAAGCGTTGTCAAAGGTCATACAGGAAGCGTTGTCGTAGGGGGAGAGGTGCTATGTCTCACGTACCGCTAGAGTGCTTAGTGTGAGTGAGAACAAAGCGTCGAAGAAGAAGTCGTTGACCTGGTGGCTGCTGTCTATCTGTGCGTTCATCCTGGTGGTCGTAGTCATTGCGGTTGGTGCTTTGTGGTGGAACTCCACCCAGAACTTCGATGTGAAACCTGCACAAACAGCGGAAGCTGTGGAACCAGTATTGGGGCCAGCTGAAGGTGGGGATGGTGCACCGAATGTTGTGGCCGCAGTTGCACGTACCTCGAAAGACAAGGATCTGGGCAAGCTATCCGCGGAAGTAACCGATGTGCTGACCGGGCAGGTTGTGTGGACTTCCGATGAGAACCGCCCTCTGGTTCCCGCTAGTTCCACCAAACTGTTTACCGCTGCGGCCGCACTGTTGGCTTTGCCGGCAGACGATCGCCAAGAAACCTACGTGGTTCAGCAAAAACCGGGTGAGTTGATTGTCGCTGGAGAAGGGGATGTAACGTTATCGAACACCCCCGGTGATGGTTTCTTTACAGATGCAGCCAGCGTTAAAGAATTGGCTGATTCAGTGAAAAAGAACCTGGGAGACCAGAAAATTACCCGCATTGTGGTGGATAATTCCGTGCGAGGTGGGGCGACTTTCAACCGAGCCTGGGATCGAGCTGATATCGCCGGTGGAAATGTGACGGATGTGGATTCTGTCATGCTCAACGCTGGTCGAATCCAACCGTTACAAGCCGATTCCGCACGTTCTACCACCCCGGCGGAAGACGTAGCAGCTTCTTTGGCCAACTTCTTAGGCGCCACCAATGCGGAGATCTCCGTGCAGGATAAGACCCCCGCCAGCGACATGCTTTTGGATACAACGGGTAGCGCTGTAGACCACCTGCCTGACGGCTTAACCTGGTTGGGAGGGGTGGAGTCCGCTCCGTTAAAGACACGGCTGCGAGACATGTTGATTAATTCTGACAACATCCTGGCCGAGGCCACAGGCCGTGAAATTGCCGAGAGCCAGGGAGCAGCCCGAGATTTCACAGGCGCCACTGAATCCACTCTCAAGGTATTGGCGGACAATGGTCTGGATGTAGGCAACGCAGTATTGACCGATAATTCTGGAATGTCTAACCGAAACCGCCTGACAGCGCATGACCTAGACGGAGTGCTATCGAACGAGAAACTGCGGGCATTGCTGGATATGTTGCCTGTTGCGTCGGCTGAAGGCACGTTACGTTCCCGGTACAATGATGGTTCTGGTGCGGAAGCATCTGCTGGCTGGGTACGCGCGAAAACAGGAACCTTGGATGGAGTCAATGCCCTCGCTGGCACAGTGACTACTAAGGAAGGTCGTCCATTGACCTTTGCTTTTCTGTCCAACGACGCGGAGACCACCCTGGGGCGAGCTGCTTTGGATCGTCTGGCTAACTCTCTGCGGAATGCTCAGTAGAAAACGTACGCGAAGTTGACTCACCGATCATCTCGCTCCGCAGTGTCCGCGGCGTCACATGTGCGCCGATGGATGGATCACTTGCGCGCAAATTATCCATCGGCTTATCGGGATCTGGCTACACCCAGCTGGGAGCCCCGCAGGGGGACAAATTCCGGCAGCGGCAACGCCGAGCAGGACATGAGCGGCATCAAGAGTGTGGTGGTGGGGCTTTCCGGCGGTGCTGATTCCCTTGCTTTGACCATTGGAGCTGTACGCGCCGGTCTTAGCGTCCACGCGGTGGTGGTAGACCATGGCCTCCAGGAGGGCTCAGATCGTGTTGCCCACAACGCTGCTGAGCAGGCCTGTAAAATTGGCGTGGCCGAGGCGGATGTCGTGCGGGTGCACGTGCCGGGTGCGGGGGAGGGGCCAGCGAGAGAGGCACGTTATAAAGCACTGGGCAGCATTGCTGCTGGCCGTCCGTTGTTGGTTGCTCATACGGCCAATGATGATGCAGAGGGTTTCCTCGTAGCCCTATCTCGAGGCTCGGGTACTCAGTCTCTGGCTGGAATGCGCTCCGTATCTCTACGTCACCCGGCCGTCACCTGTGGCGCCGCCTGGGTAGGTAGGCCGTTGCTGGCTGCATCGCGCGCAGATACGGAGGCCGAGTGCCTACGCAGCGGGTTGACATGGTGGGAGGATCCACATAACTACTCGCAGCAGTATCTGCGTTCTCGCGTGCGCCAAGAACTACTTCCTGTTATGGAGGAGATTCTGGGTTCTTCCGTTCGTGGCAATCTTGCTCGTTCTGCTCGGATGCTGCGCGAGGATGCCGACGCACTAGATGCGTGGGCTGTCGAGGCCCTCTCAGCGTGCACCATTGAAGATGAAGACCATCCTGATAACTCGGGTGAGGACGGGGCAATGCGGTTGAAGGACACGGTGGCGCAACCGCAGGGCAAAGCAATGCCACTGGATGAGGTGGCACGACTGGATGAAGGAACAAAAGCACAAGCGAGGATGCTGGCGGTGGAACGGTTAGCTACTTACCATTCCGCTGTGAGATACCGCGTGTACAAGCACTGGTTGAGCAAGCTGGCCGGTCCTCTCACCGCTTCGCATATTCATGCCATCGATGCGCTCGTTGTGCGATGGCGAGGTCAAGGGGCAGTCTCTGTCCCTTGGGCGCAGCACTGTCCTACAATGAACGAAGATCGGCGCGCCTCGCATCATTTGGTTGTGCGCCGTGTTGGCAAGACCCTGATTATTGACCATCTACTGCGACAGCCATACTCCGAGGGACGGTAACCACGAGATGTCGAACGACAATATGCACAGTGCGAAGAACTTCGAAGTTCCAGTCAATCGCTACGGCGATGACCTGGAAAGCGTCCTCATCACTGAGGATGAGCTGCGCACCCGTATCCAGGAATTGGCGGACGCCACATCAAAGCGCTTTCATGATGAAGAAGATGACCTGATTCTGGTGTGCGTGCTCAAGGGCGCTGCCTTCTTCATCACGGACTTTGCTCGAGCCATGTCAGTGCCAACACAACTGGAGTTCATGGCAGTATCTTCCTACGGAAACTCCACCAGTTCTTCAGGTGTGGTTCGTATCCTTAAGGACTTGGATCGCGATATTAAGGATCGAAACGTGGTCATTGTCGAGGACATCATTGACTCCGGTTTAACACTGTCTTGGTTGCTGAAGAATCTCCAAAACCGTGGTCCGCGCAGTTTGTCCGTTGTGA is a window encoding:
- the dacB gene encoding D-alanyl-D-alanine carboxypeptidase/D-alanyl-D-alanine endopeptidase — protein: MSENKASKKKSLTWWLLSICAFILVVVVIAVGALWWNSTQNFDVKPAQTAEAVEPVLGPAEGGDGAPNVVAAVARTSKDKDLGKLSAEVTDVLTGQVVWTSDENRPLVPASSTKLFTAAAALLALPADDRQETYVVQQKPGELIVAGEGDVTLSNTPGDGFFTDAASVKELADSVKKNLGDQKITRIVVDNSVRGGATFNRAWDRADIAGGNVTDVDSVMLNAGRIQPLQADSARSTTPAEDVAASLANFLGATNAEISVQDKTPASDMLLDTTGSAVDHLPDGLTWLGGVESAPLKTRLRDMLINSDNILAEATGREIAESQGAARDFTGATESTLKVLADNGLDVGNAVLTDNSGMSNRNRLTAHDLDGVLSNEKLRALLDMLPVASAEGTLRSRYNDGSGAEASAGWVRAKTGTLDGVNALAGTVTTKEGRPLTFAFLSNDAETTLGRAALDRLANSLRNAQ
- the hpt gene encoding hypoxanthine phosphoribosyltransferase, whose product is MHSAKNFEVPVNRYGDDLESVLITEDELRTRIQELADATSKRFHDEEDDLILVCVLKGAAFFITDFARAMSVPTQLEFMAVSSYGNSTSSSGVVRILKDLDRDIKDRNVVIVEDIIDSGLTLSWLLKNLQNRGPRSLSVVTLLRKPEAVKVQIDLAEIGFDIPNEFVVGYGLDFAERYRDLPFVGTLHPRVYE
- the tilS gene encoding tRNA lysidine(34) synthetase TilS codes for the protein MTHRSSRSAVSAASHVRRWMDHLRANYPSAYRDLATPSWEPRRGTNSGSGNAEQDMSGIKSVVVGLSGGADSLALTIGAVRAGLSVHAVVVDHGLQEGSDRVAHNAAEQACKIGVAEADVVRVHVPGAGEGPAREARYKALGSIAAGRPLLVAHTANDDAEGFLVALSRGSGTQSLAGMRSVSLRHPAVTCGAAWVGRPLLAASRADTEAECLRSGLTWWEDPHNYSQQYLRSRVRQELLPVMEEILGSSVRGNLARSARMLREDADALDAWAVEALSACTIEDEDHPDNSGEDGAMRLKDTVAQPQGKAMPLDEVARLDEGTKAQARMLAVERLATYHSAVRYRVYKHWLSKLAGPLTASHIHAIDALVVRWRGQGAVSVPWAQHCPTMNEDRRASHHLVVRRVGKTLIIDHLLRQPYSEGR